In Dermacentor variabilis isolate Ectoservices chromosome 1, ASM5094787v1, whole genome shotgun sequence, the genomic stretch GAACCAGGTCGTAAGGCTGGCTCGAGACAGCGCAAGGCGCAGGCTGAGATGCCTCCCCAAGGAGCACGAGATGGCGCACCAACTGCTCTTCCAGAATTGTGCTGTCCTCATCCTTGGTTCCCATGACTGCCTGGTAAACGAATGTCTGGCAATTGTCCAGCATCTGTTTGCACCATACTTGGATGGCACGCTCACCAAGTTCAGGCCGCTCCCGATGCACATTACGCTTGAGAATGTGCAAGCAGTCTACCGTGCGAGTAATAACCTCCACGGGGAGACTCAGCTGAGATAGCCGCTGCTCCAGGTCTGCAATCAACTCTCCGAGCGCATTTGAAGGCAAGTGGCAAGAAACTTTCTTGAGCACAATGAGCACGTTGTTGACTGTCTCTTTGGAGGCGCGCAGGTTACTTGACCCTTCTGGCTGGTCCTCCCACTGCTGCTTCCAGTAGTTGAAGGCGAAGTTGCCCTGGCCAAGATCACAGCAGAGAGAGAGCTTGGAAAGCAGCAGCCAGACTGATGCATCATTGGGACCTCCAATGTAAGTTTGCAGGACGTTCAGCTTGTTAGGCCGCAACTTCTCAGCACGATGCACCTGCAGCACAGCTTGCTGGAGGTACTTGTGGTGCTCATGAAACGGACCTTGAGACATCTAAACATGGGAAGtattaacaaaaaataattatGTGGTTACGGCTGGAGTATACTATCAAATGTAAACCAACGCTTAACAATGCGCACAACAAAGCTACACTAGAAAGCAGTGGCATCGGTGTAATGTTGCACTAAACGACCATATCAGCAAAGGTAGCACCTGATGGTTGGAGACTGTTGTATGACACTGTTTGCATGCACTCAGCCAAAAAATGATACTTTTGGCTGAGCGCATTCAAACAAATTCATTCGCTTGCCAACATGAAGCTACGGTGAAAAAGCCACCAAGCCAACATCACCACGAGAATACCGCAGTGAACAGCTATTCTGTGACGCCACACAGACGTCAAGAGGTGTCATTGCTATGCGACCAGCgtgaagaaaaggggttaaccgaggggcccggtttttattagtcatatcataagaagccaacaaacttcTTATGTtgtgttggcgtcttatgatatgcTATGCGACCAGTGCCTCTTTCGCACGAAACTGCATGCTGGTTGGTACCATCGCACTGCTGCCCTACTTCAACCTACAACATAATTTTCACCCTAGACCAACATAAATAAGGTTGTGTGCCTAAGTTATGGCAAAATCAAAACACATCGTCACCTGTAGAAGTACGAGAGAGCTCGAAATGGCTCTCCATAAAAGGAACGACTGCGCCATTGTACCGTAGGAGGGCACTGCCTGCTCAGTGGCCGGCACAAGCTGAATGCTAACCTACAACGACCACTACGGCCAATTCAGAGGCGCCGTTACTTTTTGGGGGGACACGGCGACCAGCGTCTCTTTCGCACGAAGCTGCATGCCGGCTGGTACCATCGGACCAGCCGGCCCTACTTCAACCTACAACATAATTTTCACCCGAGACCAACATAAATAAGGTTGTGTGCCTAAGTTATGGCAAAATCAAAACACATCGTCACCTGTAGAAGTACGAGAGAGCTCGAAATGGTTCTCCATAAAAGGAACGACTGCGCCATTGTACCCTAGGAGGGCACTAATTGCTCAGTGGCCGGCACAAGCTGAATGCTAACCTACAACGACCACTACGGCCAACTCAGAGGCGCCGTTACTTTGTGGGGGGACACGGCAACCAGCGTCTCTTTCGCACGAAGCTGCATGCCGGCTGGTACCATCGGACCAGCCGGCCCTACTTCAACCTACAACATAATTTTCATCCTAGTCCAACATAAATAAGGTTGTGTACCTAAGTTATGGCAAAATCAAAATTCATCGTCACCTTGTCAGATTTGGCGGTCGTAGCTGTAGGGGGtaccttgactcttcgtcgggacttaggcgagcaggatttatttacattatttacagt encodes the following:
- the LOC142587331 gene encoding condensin-2 complex subunit D3-like → MSQGPFHEHHKYLQQAVLQVHRAEKLRPNKLNVLQTYIGGPNDASVWLLLSKLSLCCDLGQGNFAFNYWKQQWEDQPEGSSNLRASKETVNNVLIVLKKVSCHLPSNALGELIADLEQRLSQLSLPVEVITRTVDCLHILKRNVHRERPELGERAIQVWCKQMLDNCQTFVYQAVMGTKDEDSTILEEQLVRHLVLLGEASQPAPCAVSSQPYDLVHACVTCSESPETMSEPDAKRGDIKKKRTKRSRARQSGCGKSCLRITGRVRAHAVIVMGMLCTQNEMLAKSVVPIMGIPSRAARIQ